From one Trifolium pratense cultivar HEN17-A07 linkage group LG1, ARS_RC_1.1, whole genome shotgun sequence genomic stretch:
- the LOC123903814 gene encoding uncharacterized protein LOC123903814 isoform X1 — protein MEQKHFLLSAALFLGLGVGIGIWVDQIGFLLAALGVEIGLLCLGLAIWVFVGDHVSNRISSKDQIVMEELMKLVIDGKDSEVTFDKFPYYLSERIKILLTSAGYFHLKHDSSKHTRNLSPVTRAILLSGPAEFYHEELAKALAHYFESKLLVLDVNYFSSKVVFLHLFTLLAMICVIYVTIPFMFSLVQMQAKYGCPAKEPYFKRSISEATLECVSGLFSSLSILAATGAIRAPSKSTSRYFLDEKICLNSLYKVLVSISETGSVILYIKDVEKVFLRSPRMYSLFQQLLNKLSGSVLVLGSRNYALTDRYIKVDEKLTMVFPYNIDIKPPQDEAHMKVWKSQIKEATKKTQLKDYTIRVAEVLAANDLDCDDLDTISHTDMMLLSKHAEEIVASAIFNHLKDNKNPEYRNGILILSAKSLCYVLSLFQEGESGEKDNKKTKKESEKDDARKDKPKGTKKDSDIKASAEADDGAGKDKPKVSKKDSDVKASTKAHDDAGKDKPKVSKKESDVKASTKAEDGGGKDKPERSKKDSDIKASTKADGGAGKDKSKESKKDKASSKVDRFCSDALEEQIRKELVPANEIKVTFSDIGALDDVKESLQEAVMLPLRRPDLFKGNGILKPCKGVLLFGPPGTGKTMLAKAIAKEAGASFINVSSSTIHSMWHGQSEKNVRALFSAAAKVAPTIIFIDEVDSMLGQRSTGEHSAMRRVKNEFMSRWDGLLSKPDDRIIVLAATNMPFDLDEAIIRRFQRRIMVGLPSAENRETILKTLLANEKHDDIDFKELSTMTEGYSGSDLKNLCMTAAYRPLKELIQQEKEKEMKNKKKVAEAEISKDASNDTEEDKEDQVIALRPLNMEDQAEISKDASNDTEEDKEDEVIALGPLNMEDQAEISKDGSNATEEDKEDEVIALRALNMEDMRQAKNKVAASFASEGSIMYKLKEWNNLYGEESSRKKEEQLSYFL, from the exons ATGGAACAGAAGCACTTTTTGTTGTCAGCAGCGTTGTTTTTGGGGTTGGGTGTGGGAATTGGAATATGGGTTGATCAAATTGGGTTTTTGTTGGCAGCACTTGGTGTTGAGATTGGGTTGTTGTGTTTAGGACTGGCAATATGGGTTTTTGTTGGTGATCATGTGTCTAATCGAATTTCTTCAAAGGATCAGATTGTGATGGAGGAGCTCATGAAACTAGTTATTGATGGGAAGGATAGTGAAGTTACATTTGATAAGTTTCCTTATTACTTAAG TGAAAGAATCAAAATTTTGTTGACAAGTGCTGgatattttcatttaaaacaTGACTCATCCAAGCACACGAGGAACCTTTCGCCAGTAACCCGAGCTATTTTACTTTCTGGACCTGCAG aatTTTATCATGAAGAGCTTGCCAAAGCTTTAGCACATTACTTTGAATCGAAGTTACTGGTTCTAGATGTTAATTACTTCTCTTCAAAGGTAGTGTTCTTACATCTTTTCACTTTATTAGCTATGATTTGTGTTATATATGTAACCATACCTTTCATGTTTTCACTTGTACAGATGCAGGCCAAATACGGATGTCCTGCAAAAGAACCA TATTTTAAAAGGTCCATATCTGAGGCGACTCTGGAATGTGTGTCTGGTTTATTTAGTTCTCTGTCAATCCTCGCAGCAACAGGCGCAATCAGAG CTCCTTCGAAGTCGACAAGCCGCTACTTTCTTGATGAAAAGATTTGCTTAAATTCACTCTACAAG GTCTTGGTTTCTATATCAGAAACTGGATCTGTTATTTTATATATCAAGGATGTTGAGAAGGTCTTTCTTCGATCACCAAGGATGTACAGTTTGTTCCAACAGCTATTAAATAAACTTTCAGGATCAGTGTTGGTACTTGGTTCCCGGAATTATGCTTTGACAGATAGATATATAAAAGTTGATGAAAAACTCACTATGGTATTCCCTTACAACATTGATATCAAACCGCCTCAAGATGAGGCTCATATGAAAGTCTGGAAAAGCCAAATAAAAGAGGCCACAAAAAAGACTCAATTGAAAGATTACACCATCCGCGTTGCTGAAGTGCTTGCAGCAAATGACCTTGATTGTGATGACTTGGATACAATCAGCCATACTGACATGATGCTACTCAGTAAGCACGCCGAAGAGATTGTGGCATCGGCAATTTTTAATCACTTGAAGGATAACAAAAATCCAGAATATCGAAATGGAATCCTAATTTTATCAGCCAAGAG TTTGTGTTATGTATTGAGTCTGTTCCAGGAGGGTGAAAGTGGTGAGAAGGATAATAAGAAGACTAAAAAAGAATCAGAAAAG GATGATGCCAGAAAAGATAAACCAAAAGGGACAAAGAAAGACAGTGATATTAAAGCTTCTGCAGAAGCAGAT GATGGTGCCGGAAAAGATAAACCAAAAGTGTCAAAGAAAGACAGTGATGTTAAAGCTTCTACAAAAGCACAT GATGATGCCGGAAAAGATAAACCAAAAGTGTCAAAGAAAGAAAGTGATGTTAAAGCTTCTACAAAAGCAGAA GATGGTGGCGGAAAAGATAAACCAGAAAGGTCAAAGAAAGACAGTGATATTAAAGCTTCTACAAAAGCAGAT GGTGGTGCCGGAAAAGATAAATCAAAAGAATCAAAGAAAGACAAAGCTTCTTCAAAAGTAGAT AGATTTTGTTCTGACGCCTTGGAGGAGCAGATAAGAAAAGAGCTTGTTCCGGCAAATGAGATAAAGGTGACTTTTTCAGATATTGGTGCATTGGATGATGTTAAAGAATCACTTCAAGAAGCGGTTATGCTTCCCCTTAGAAGACCAGATCTTTTCAAAGGCAATGGGATTCTGAAGCCGTGTAAAGGTGTGCTGCTGTTTGGACCTCCCGGTACAGGAAAAACAATGCTTGCAAAGGCAATTGCAAAAGAAGCTGGAGCAAGTTTCATCAATGTCTCTTCGTCCACAATACATTCAATGTGGCACGGACAATCTGAAAAGAACGTCCGAGCTTTGTTTTCAGCAGCGGCAAAGGTTGCCCCAACTATTATTTTCATTGATGAAGTTGATAGCATGCTTGGACAACGGTCTACAGGTGAGCATAGTGCAATGAGAAGGGTTAAAAACGAATTCATGTCCCGTTGGGATGGACTATTGTCCAAACCTGATGACAGGATTATTGTTCTTGCTGCCACCAACATGCCATTTGACCTTGATGAAGCAATTATAAGACGGTTCCAGCGCAG GATCATGGTTGGTCTTCCGTCTGCTGAAAATAGGGAAACAATCTTGAAAACTCTTCTAGCTAACGAAAAACATGACGATATAGACTTCAAAGAGCTTTCAACTATGACAGAAGGATATAGTGGAAGTGATCTTAAG AACTTGTGCATGACTGCAGCATATCGCCCCCTTAAGGAGCTAATACAACAGGAGAAGGAAAAAGAAATG aaaaacaagaaaaaagtgGCAGAAGCTGAAATCTCAAAAGATGCTTCCAATGATACCGAAGAAGATAAAGAAGATCAAGTGATTGCCCTCAGGCCTTTAAACATGGAAGATCAAGCTGAAATCTCAAAAGATGCTTCCAATGATACCGAAGAagataaagaagatgaagtgaTTGCCCTCGGGCCTTTAAACATGGAAGATCAAGCTGAAATCTCAAAAGATGGTTCCAATGCTACCgaagaagataaagaagacGAAGTGATTGCCCTCAGAGCTTTAAACATGGAAGACATGAGACAGGCAAAGAATAAG GTTGCTGC
- the LOC123903814 gene encoding uncharacterized protein LOC123903814 isoform X2: protein MEQKHFLLSAALFLGLGVGIGIWVDQIGFLLAALGVEIGLLCLGLAIWVFVGDHVSNRISSKDQIVMEELMKLVIDGKDSEVTFDKFPYYLSERIKILLTSAGYFHLKHDSSKHTRNLSPVTRAILLSGPAEFYHEELAKALAHYFESKLLVLDVNYFSSKMQAKYGCPAKEPYFKRSISEATLECVSGLFSSLSILAATGAIRAPSKSTSRYFLDEKICLNSLYKVLVSISETGSVILYIKDVEKVFLRSPRMYSLFQQLLNKLSGSVLVLGSRNYALTDRYIKVDEKLTMVFPYNIDIKPPQDEAHMKVWKSQIKEATKKTQLKDYTIRVAEVLAANDLDCDDLDTISHTDMMLLSKHAEEIVASAIFNHLKDNKNPEYRNGILILSAKSLCYVLSLFQEGESGEKDNKKTKKESEKDDARKDKPKGTKKDSDIKASAEADDGAGKDKPKVSKKDSDVKASTKAHDDAGKDKPKVSKKESDVKASTKAEDGGGKDKPERSKKDSDIKASTKADGGAGKDKSKESKKDKASSKVDRFCSDALEEQIRKELVPANEIKVTFSDIGALDDVKESLQEAVMLPLRRPDLFKGNGILKPCKGVLLFGPPGTGKTMLAKAIAKEAGASFINVSSSTIHSMWHGQSEKNVRALFSAAAKVAPTIIFIDEVDSMLGQRSTGEHSAMRRVKNEFMSRWDGLLSKPDDRIIVLAATNMPFDLDEAIIRRFQRRIMVGLPSAENRETILKTLLANEKHDDIDFKELSTMTEGYSGSDLKNLCMTAAYRPLKELIQQEKEKEMKNKKKVAEAEISKDASNDTEEDKEDQVIALRPLNMEDQAEISKDASNDTEEDKEDEVIALGPLNMEDQAEISKDGSNATEEDKEDEVIALRALNMEDMRQAKNKVAASFASEGSIMYKLKEWNNLYGEESSRKKEEQLSYFL, encoded by the exons ATGGAACAGAAGCACTTTTTGTTGTCAGCAGCGTTGTTTTTGGGGTTGGGTGTGGGAATTGGAATATGGGTTGATCAAATTGGGTTTTTGTTGGCAGCACTTGGTGTTGAGATTGGGTTGTTGTGTTTAGGACTGGCAATATGGGTTTTTGTTGGTGATCATGTGTCTAATCGAATTTCTTCAAAGGATCAGATTGTGATGGAGGAGCTCATGAAACTAGTTATTGATGGGAAGGATAGTGAAGTTACATTTGATAAGTTTCCTTATTACTTAAG TGAAAGAATCAAAATTTTGTTGACAAGTGCTGgatattttcatttaaaacaTGACTCATCCAAGCACACGAGGAACCTTTCGCCAGTAACCCGAGCTATTTTACTTTCTGGACCTGCAG aatTTTATCATGAAGAGCTTGCCAAAGCTTTAGCACATTACTTTGAATCGAAGTTACTGGTTCTAGATGTTAATTACTTCTCTTCAAAG ATGCAGGCCAAATACGGATGTCCTGCAAAAGAACCA TATTTTAAAAGGTCCATATCTGAGGCGACTCTGGAATGTGTGTCTGGTTTATTTAGTTCTCTGTCAATCCTCGCAGCAACAGGCGCAATCAGAG CTCCTTCGAAGTCGACAAGCCGCTACTTTCTTGATGAAAAGATTTGCTTAAATTCACTCTACAAG GTCTTGGTTTCTATATCAGAAACTGGATCTGTTATTTTATATATCAAGGATGTTGAGAAGGTCTTTCTTCGATCACCAAGGATGTACAGTTTGTTCCAACAGCTATTAAATAAACTTTCAGGATCAGTGTTGGTACTTGGTTCCCGGAATTATGCTTTGACAGATAGATATATAAAAGTTGATGAAAAACTCACTATGGTATTCCCTTACAACATTGATATCAAACCGCCTCAAGATGAGGCTCATATGAAAGTCTGGAAAAGCCAAATAAAAGAGGCCACAAAAAAGACTCAATTGAAAGATTACACCATCCGCGTTGCTGAAGTGCTTGCAGCAAATGACCTTGATTGTGATGACTTGGATACAATCAGCCATACTGACATGATGCTACTCAGTAAGCACGCCGAAGAGATTGTGGCATCGGCAATTTTTAATCACTTGAAGGATAACAAAAATCCAGAATATCGAAATGGAATCCTAATTTTATCAGCCAAGAG TTTGTGTTATGTATTGAGTCTGTTCCAGGAGGGTGAAAGTGGTGAGAAGGATAATAAGAAGACTAAAAAAGAATCAGAAAAG GATGATGCCAGAAAAGATAAACCAAAAGGGACAAAGAAAGACAGTGATATTAAAGCTTCTGCAGAAGCAGAT GATGGTGCCGGAAAAGATAAACCAAAAGTGTCAAAGAAAGACAGTGATGTTAAAGCTTCTACAAAAGCACAT GATGATGCCGGAAAAGATAAACCAAAAGTGTCAAAGAAAGAAAGTGATGTTAAAGCTTCTACAAAAGCAGAA GATGGTGGCGGAAAAGATAAACCAGAAAGGTCAAAGAAAGACAGTGATATTAAAGCTTCTACAAAAGCAGAT GGTGGTGCCGGAAAAGATAAATCAAAAGAATCAAAGAAAGACAAAGCTTCTTCAAAAGTAGAT AGATTTTGTTCTGACGCCTTGGAGGAGCAGATAAGAAAAGAGCTTGTTCCGGCAAATGAGATAAAGGTGACTTTTTCAGATATTGGTGCATTGGATGATGTTAAAGAATCACTTCAAGAAGCGGTTATGCTTCCCCTTAGAAGACCAGATCTTTTCAAAGGCAATGGGATTCTGAAGCCGTGTAAAGGTGTGCTGCTGTTTGGACCTCCCGGTACAGGAAAAACAATGCTTGCAAAGGCAATTGCAAAAGAAGCTGGAGCAAGTTTCATCAATGTCTCTTCGTCCACAATACATTCAATGTGGCACGGACAATCTGAAAAGAACGTCCGAGCTTTGTTTTCAGCAGCGGCAAAGGTTGCCCCAACTATTATTTTCATTGATGAAGTTGATAGCATGCTTGGACAACGGTCTACAGGTGAGCATAGTGCAATGAGAAGGGTTAAAAACGAATTCATGTCCCGTTGGGATGGACTATTGTCCAAACCTGATGACAGGATTATTGTTCTTGCTGCCACCAACATGCCATTTGACCTTGATGAAGCAATTATAAGACGGTTCCAGCGCAG GATCATGGTTGGTCTTCCGTCTGCTGAAAATAGGGAAACAATCTTGAAAACTCTTCTAGCTAACGAAAAACATGACGATATAGACTTCAAAGAGCTTTCAACTATGACAGAAGGATATAGTGGAAGTGATCTTAAG AACTTGTGCATGACTGCAGCATATCGCCCCCTTAAGGAGCTAATACAACAGGAGAAGGAAAAAGAAATG aaaaacaagaaaaaagtgGCAGAAGCTGAAATCTCAAAAGATGCTTCCAATGATACCGAAGAAGATAAAGAAGATCAAGTGATTGCCCTCAGGCCTTTAAACATGGAAGATCAAGCTGAAATCTCAAAAGATGCTTCCAATGATACCGAAGAagataaagaagatgaagtgaTTGCCCTCGGGCCTTTAAACATGGAAGATCAAGCTGAAATCTCAAAAGATGGTTCCAATGCTACCgaagaagataaagaagacGAAGTGATTGCCCTCAGAGCTTTAAACATGGAAGACATGAGACAGGCAAAGAATAAG GTTGCTGC
- the LOC123913080 gene encoding cell division cycle protein 48 homolog translates to MDDKAVLSILGVFTGLTVGVGIWDTIRCRRKYDDKTIVMELMKLVNEGKDSGVTFKDFPYFLSEKIKILLTSAGYVHLKQHRLTEHTRNLSPISQSILLSGPAEFYQENLAKALAHYFESKLLVLDVNYFSSELQKKYEWPTKEPVSSTTAPLKCTNSFCFDENCFLDSLYKVLVFISESDSVILYIKDVEKIFLHSNRMYGLFQNLLKKLSGTVLVLGSRTYESEDKCTKVDKRLTMLFPYNIEIKLPEDKTHLKTWKDQQEEAVKKTQLEHNRNLITKVLAENNIECEDLNSIVHKDIMKLSDLIKEIAASAIFYQLMENKNPEYRNGKLIISAESLCHVLKVFQEGESKKDSKEPDNAYEKCIRQELIPAKEIKVTFSDIGALDIVKASLQEAVMLPLRRPDLFKANGVLKPCKGVLLFGPPGTGKTMLAKAIANEAGASFINVSSSTIQSVWDGQSEKNVRALFSLAAKVAPTIIFIDEVDSMLGQRSAMRRVQKEFMSRWDGLLSKPDDRIIVLGATNMPFDLDEAIIRRFQRRIMVGLPSAEDREMILKTILAAEKHEDIDFKELSTMTEGYSGSDLKNLCTTAAYRRVEELLQQEKDNQVVSLRPLNMEDMRQAKNKVAASFAEEGSMMNKLKAWNDMYGEGGSKKDKVSSKWSNKDKVSSKVDRSCDDTDFEENIRQDLIPANEIKVSFSDIGALDDVKESLQEAVMLPIRRPDLFKGHGILKQCKGVLLFGPPGTGKTMLAKAIANEAGASFINVSASSIIHKWFGQSEKSVRALFSLAAKVAPTVIFIDEIDSMLAQRGSESGSNTMRSIKNEFMSRWDGLLSKPDERIIVLGATNMPFDLDEAVIRRFQRRIMVGLPSAENRETILKTILAEENHDDIDFKELSTMTEGFSGSDLMNLCTTAAYRPVKELLQQEKDNQVVSLRPLNMEDMRQAKNKVTASFAAEGSMMNRLKEWNDIYGEGGSRTKEAHNQLSYYI, encoded by the exons ATGGATGATAAAGCTGTGTTATCTATCTTAGGTGTTTTTACTGGGTTGACTGTGGGTGTGGGAATATGGGATACTATTAGATGCCGTCGTAAATATGATGACAAGACGATTGTGATGGAACTCATGAAACTAGTCAATGAAGGAAAGGATAGTGGAGTCACATTCAAGGACTTTCCTTATTTCTTAAG tgaaaaaatcaaaattttgttgaCAAGTGCTGGATATGTTCATTTAAAACAACATCGTTTAACCGAGCACACGCGGAACCTTTCGCCAataagccaatctattttgctTTCTGGACCTGCAG aaTTTTATCAGGAAAATCTCGCCAAAGCTTTAGCACATTACTTTGAATCGAAGTTACTGGTTCTCGATGTTAATTACTTCTCTTCGGAG TTGCAGAAGAAATACGAATGGCCTACAAAAGAACCAGTTAGTTCAACTACAG CTCCTTTGAAGTGTACAAACAGCTTCTGTTTTGATGAAAATTGTTTCCTAGATTCACTCTACAAG GTACTGGTTTTTATATCAGAATCTGATTCTGTTATCTTGTACATCAAGGATGTTGAGAAGATCTTTCTTCATTCAAATAGGATGTACGGATTGTTccaaaatctattaaaaaaacttTCAGGTACAGTGTTGGTACTTGGTTCTCGGACTTATGAGTCAGAAGATAAATGTACAAAAGTTGATAAAAGACTCACTATGTTATTCCCTTACAACATTGAGATCAAACTGCCTGAAGATAAGACTCATCTCAAAACCTGGAAAGACCAACAAGAAGAGGCCGTGAAAAAGACTCAGTTGGAACATAACCGAAACCTCATTACTAAAGTGCTTGCAGAAAATAACATTGAATGTGAAGACTTGAATTCTATCGTCCATAAAGACATTATGAAACTCAGTGATCTCATCAAAGAGATCGCGGCATCTgcaattttttatcaattaatgGAGAACAAAAATCCAGAGTACCGAAATGGAAAGCTAATTATATCTGCTGAGAG TTTGTGCCATGTATTGAAGGTGTTCCAGGAGGGTGAAAGTAAAAAAGATTCAAAGGAGCCTGACAATGCCTATGAGAAGTGCATAAGACAAGAGCTTATCCCTGCAAAGGAGATAAAGGTGACTTTTTCAGATATTGGTGCATTGGATATTGTTAAAGCATCACTTCAAGAAGCAGTTATGCTTCCCCTTAGAAGACCAGATTTATTCAAAGCTAATGGAGTTTTGAAGCCATGTAAAGGTGTATTGCTTTTTGGACCTCCCGGTACAGGAAAAACAATGCTTGCAAAGGCAATTGCAAATGAAGCTGGAGCAAGTTTCATCAATGTCTCTTCGTCCACAATCCAATCAGTGTGGGACGGACAATCTGAAAAGAACGTCCGAGCTCTGTTTTCACTAGCAGCAAAGGTTGCCCCGACTATTATTTTCATTGATGAAGTTGATAGCATGCTTGGACAACGGTCTGCAATGAGAAGGGTTCAAAAGGAATTCATGTCCCGTTGGGATGGACTATTGTCAAAACCTGATGACAGGATTATTGTTCTTGGTGCCACCAATATGCCATTTGACCTTGATGAAGCAATTATAAGGCGGTTCCAGCGCAG GATCATGGTTGGTCTTCCGTCTGCTGAGGACAGGGAAATGATCTTGAAAACTATCTTAGCTGCGGAAAAACACGAAGATATAGACTTCAAAGAGCTCTCAACTATGACAGAAGGATATAGTGGAAGTGATCTTAAG AATCTGTGCACGACTGCAGCTTATCGCCGTGTTGAGGAGCTACTGCAACAGGAGAAGGATAATCAAGTGGTTTCCCTGAGGCCTTTAAACATGGAAGACATGAGACAGGCAAAGAATAAG GTGGCTGCAAGTTTTGCTGAAGAAGGATCAATGATGAACAAGTTGAAGGCATGGAATGATATGTATGGAGAAGGAGGGTCAAAGAAAGACAAAGTTTCTTCAAAATGGTCAAATAAAGACAAAGTTTCTTCAAAAGTAGAT AGATCTTGTGATGACACTGACTTCGAGGAGAACATAAGACAAGACCTTATTCCTGCAAATGAGATAAAGGTGTCTTTTTCAGATATTGGAGCATTGGATGATGTTAAAGAATCACTTCAAGAAGCGGTTATGCTTCCCATTAGAAGACCTGATCTATTCAAAGGTCACGGGATTCTGAAGCAGTGTAAAGGTGTATTGCTTTTTGGACCTCCCGGTACAGGAAAAACTATGCTTGCAAAGGCAATTGCAAACGAAGCTGGAGCCAGTTTCATCAACGTCTCTGCGTCATCCATCATTCACAAGTGGTTCGGACAATCTGAAAAGAGTGTCCGGGCTTTGTTTTCTCTAGCAGCAAAGGTTGCCCCAACTGTTATTTTCATTGATGAAATTGATAGCATGCTTGCGCAGAGGGGGTCTGAATCTGGAAGCAACACAATGAGAAGCATTAAAAATGAATTCATGTCCCGTTGGGATGGACTATTGTCAAAACCTGATGAGAGAATTATTGTTCTTGGTGCCACCAACATGCCATTTGACCTTGATGAAGCAGTTATAAGACGGTTCCAGCGCAG GATCATGGTAGGTCTTCCGTCTGCTGAGAACAGGGAAACTATATTGAAAACTATCTTAGCTGAGGAAAACCATGATGATATAGACTTCAAAGAGCTCTCAACTATGACAGAAGGATTTAGTGGAAGTGATCTTATG AATCTGTGCACGACGGCAGCTTATCGCCCCGTTAAGGAGCTACTGCAACAGGAGAAGGATAATCAAGTGGTTTCCCTCAGACCTTTAAACATGGAAGACATGAGACAGGCAAAGAATAAG GTGACTGCAAGTTTTGCTGCAGAAGGATCAATGATGAACAGGTTGAAGGAATGGAATGATATATATGGAGAAGGAGGTTCACGGACGAAAGAAGCACATAATCAGCTCAGTTATTATATTTAG